In Rissa tridactyla isolate bRisTri1 chromosome 22, bRisTri1.patW.cur.20221130, whole genome shotgun sequence, a single genomic region encodes these proteins:
- the ABHD8 gene encoding protein ABHD8 gives MLNSITDGLLCCLMGKMTNAVGPLDSVESSNGYSFMEVKPGRILRVRHSAPNRPAPEEPEEPQPGGLERGTVHCKRKITVYRNGQLVIENLGDAVRSEILHCQNGSGEPNSTVELELSDVAGQTPAQAPAGTPGCGTPGCGTREAATAPGKRRKRKPKKVINIDCKKQITSCKGTHSDVVLFFIHGVGGSLDIWKEQLDFFTKLGYEVVAPDLAGHGCSSAPQIAAAYTFYALAEDMRAVFKRYAKKRNILIGHSYGVSFCTFLAHEYPDLVHKVIMINGGGPTALEPSLCSIFNMPTCVLHCLSPCLAWSFLKAGFARQGAKEKQLLKEGNAFNVSSFVLRAMMSGQYWPEGDEVYHAELAVPVLLVHGMHDKFVPVEEDQRMAEILLIAFLKVIDEGSHMVMMECPETVNTLLHEFVLWEPETPAGDGQGEKK, from the exons ATGCTGAACAGCATCACCGATGGGCTCCTGTGCTGCCTGATGGGCAAGATGACGAATGCCGTGGGGCCACTGGACAGTGTTGAGTCCAGCAACGGCTACAGCTTCATGGAGGTGAAGCCGGGGAGGATCCTGCGGGTCAGGCACAGCGCTCCCAACCGCCCGGCCCCGGAGGAGCCTGAGGAGCCCCAGCCGGGGGGCCTGGAGCGGGGCACGGTGCACTGCAAGCGCAAGATCACCGTCTACCGCAACGGGCAGCTGGTGATCGAGAACCTGGGGGATGCCGTCCGCTCTGAGATTCTGCACTGCCAGAACGGCTCGGGGGAACCCAACAGCACCGTGGAGCTGGAGCTCTCTGACGTGGCCGGCCAAACTCCTGCCCAGGCTCCCGCCGGCACGCCAGGATGCGGCACGCCAGGATGCGGCACACGGGAGGCAGCCACTGCGCCCGGCAAGCGTCGGAAGCGTAAACCCAAGAAAGTCATCAACATTGACTGCAAGAAGCAGATCACGAGCTGCAAAGGGACACACAGCGACGTGGTCCTCTTCTTCATCCATGGCGTGGGCGGCTCGCTGGACATCTGGAAGGAGCAGCTGGACTTCTTTACCAAGCTGGGCTACGAAGTGGTGGCTCCCGACCTGGCTGGCCACggctgcagctcagctccccAAATTGCCGCCGCGTACACCTTCTACGCGCTGGCGGAGGACATGAGGGCCGTCTTCAAGCGCTACGCGAAGAAGAGGAATATCCTGATAGGACACTCATACGG GGTGTCCTTCTGCACCTTCCTCGCCCACGAGTACCCAGACCTGGTCCATAAGGTGATCATGATCAACGGAGGGGGCCCGACAGCGCTGGAGCCCAGCCTCTGCTCCATCTTCAACATGCCCACCTGCGTGCTGCACTGCCTCTCCCCGTGCCTGGCCTGGAGCTTCCTCAA GGCTGGCTTCGCTCGCCAGGGTGccaaagaaaagcagctgctgaaggaaggCAACGCCTTCAACGTCTCCTCCTTCGTGCTGCGCGCCATGATGAGCGGGCAGTACTGGCCGGAGGGTGACGAGGTTTACCACGCGGAGCTGGCCGTGCCCGTGCTCCTGGTCCATGGCATGCACGACAAGTTTGTCCCGGTGGAGGAGGACCAGCGAATGGCCGAG ATCCTGCTGATCGCCTTCCTGAAGGTGATCGATGAGGGCAGCCACATGGTGATGATGGAGTGTCCCGAGACGGTGAACACGCTGCTCCACGAGTTTGTCCTGTGGGAGCCCGAGACGCCAGCTGGGGACGGGCAAGGGGAGAAGAAATAA